From the genome of Streptomyces sp. NBC_01317, one region includes:
- a CDS encoding NAD-glutamate dehydrogenase, which yields MQTKLDEAKAELLERAARVAENSPAGETGGLGGSPLADQAAGGSAHEGRSGQDALLAYLQRYYLHTAPEDLADRDPVDLYGAALSHYRLAENRPQGTADVRVHTPTVEENGWTSSHTVVEVVTDDMPFLVDSVTNELSRQGRGIHAVIHPQVVVRRDVTGKLIEVLPDGPATGTERPHDALTESWIHVEIDRESDRDDLRQMTSDLRRVLSDVRETVEDWDKMREAALRIAEELPTEPTADDLRVQEVDEARELLRWLAADHFTFLGYREYQLTDTDSLSAVAGTGLGILRSDPHHSEDDDHPVSPSFSRLPADARAKAREHKLLVLTKANSRATVHRAGYLDYVGVKKFDDKGNVVGERRFLGLFSSAAYTESVRRVPVVRRKVAEVLEGAGYSPNSHDGRDLVQILETYPRDELFQTPVDQLRSIVTSVLYLQERRRLRLYLRQDEYGRYYSALVYLPRDRYTTGVRLRLVDILKEELGGTSVDFTAWNTESILSRLHFVVRVPPGTEIGELTDADADRIEARLVEAARSWADAFSEALNTECGEERAAGLLRRYGGAFPEGYKADHSPRAAVADLVHLEALTNDGKDFSLSLYEPVGAAPGERRFKIYRLGEQVSLSRVLPVLQRLGVEVVDERPYELRCADRTHAWIYDFGLRMPVSGLGGETRADDARERFQEAFAAVWTGAAENDGFNSLVLEAGLSWRQAMVLRAYAKYLRQSGSTFSQDYMEDTLRTNVHTTRLLVSLFEARMSPGHQRAGTELTDGLLEELDGALDQVASLDQDRILRSFLTLIKATLRTNYFQSASLDTGTTDKTGEAERAEKPGKPGKADKAPVAKHHTYVSMKFDPQAIPDLPAPRPAYEIWVYSPRVEGVHLRFGKVARGGLRWSDRREDFRTEILGLVKAQMVKNTVIVPVGAKGGFVAKQLPDPAADRDAWLAEGIAAYKIFISALLDITDNMVAGAVVPPTDVVRHDEDDTYLVVAADKGTASFSDIANAVAVAYDFWLGDAFASGGSAGYDHKGMGITARGAWESVERHFRELGHDTQSEDFTVVGVGDMSGDVFGNGMLLSEHIRLVAAFDHRHIFIDPHPDAATSFEERRRLFGLQRSSWADYDKALLSQGGGVHPRTAKSIPVNTHVREALGIEPGVTKLTPAELMKAILQAPVDLLWNGGIGTYVKASTETDADVGDKANDAIRVNGEDLRVKVVGEGGNLGLTQLGRIEFARRGAGGEGGKVNTDAIDNSAGVDTSDHEVNIKVLLNGLVTEGDMTVKQRNKLLAAMTDEVGSLVLRNNYAQNTALGNALIQSPSLLHAHQRFMRRLVRDGHLNRALEFLPTDRQVRELLNANKGLSQPELAVLLAYTKITVAEELIHTDLPDDPYLRKLLHAYFPAPLREQFAEQIDGHALRREIITTVLVNDTVNTGGSTFLHRLREETGASIEEIVRAHTAAREIFGLNAVWDSVEALDNKVEADVQTRIRLHSRRLVERGTRWLLGNRPQPLEIASTIEFFAAGVEDVWAQLPTMLRGAELEWYQRILDELTSADVPEELALRVAGFSSAFPTLDVVAIADRTGQDPLGVAEVYYDLGDRLRITQLMNRIIELPRADRWQSMARASIREDLYAAHAGLTADVLSVGDANSTPEERFKAWEQKNAAILGRSRTTLEEIQSSDAFDLANLSVAMRTMRTLLRTHS from the coding sequence ATGCAGACCAAGCTGGACGAAGCCAAGGCCGAGCTGCTCGAACGGGCGGCCCGGGTCGCTGAGAACAGCCCGGCGGGGGAGACCGGAGGACTGGGGGGCAGCCCCCTGGCCGACCAGGCCGCGGGCGGGTCCGCGCACGAGGGGCGTTCCGGACAGGACGCGCTTCTCGCGTACCTCCAGCGCTACTACCTGCACACCGCTCCCGAAGACCTGGCCGACCGCGATCCGGTCGACCTCTACGGCGCGGCGCTCTCCCACTACCGACTGGCCGAGAACCGCCCGCAGGGGACCGCCGACGTGCGGGTCCACACCCCCACGGTCGAGGAGAACGGCTGGACGTCCAGCCACACCGTCGTCGAGGTCGTCACCGACGACATGCCCTTCCTGGTCGACTCCGTCACCAACGAGCTGTCCCGCCAGGGCCGCGGCATCCACGCCGTGATCCACCCGCAGGTCGTGGTCCGCCGCGACGTCACGGGCAAGCTGATCGAGGTGCTCCCCGACGGCCCCGCCACCGGGACGGAGCGTCCGCACGACGCGCTCACCGAGTCCTGGATCCACGTCGAGATCGACCGCGAGTCCGACCGCGACGACCTCCGGCAGATGACCTCCGACCTGCGGCGCGTCCTGTCCGACGTACGGGAGACCGTCGAGGACTGGGACAAGATGCGCGAGGCCGCGCTGCGCATCGCCGAGGAGCTGCCCACCGAGCCGACCGCGGACGACCTGCGCGTCCAGGAGGTCGACGAGGCCAGGGAGCTGCTGCGCTGGCTGGCCGCCGACCACTTCACGTTCCTCGGCTACCGCGAGTACCAGCTGACGGACACCGACTCGCTGTCCGCCGTGGCCGGCACCGGCCTCGGCATCCTGCGCTCCGACCCGCACCACAGTGAGGACGACGACCACCCGGTCAGCCCGTCGTTCAGCCGGCTGCCCGCCGACGCGCGCGCCAAGGCCCGTGAGCACAAGCTGCTCGTCCTCACGAAGGCCAACAGCCGCGCCACCGTGCACCGCGCCGGCTATCTCGACTACGTCGGGGTGAAGAAGTTCGACGACAAGGGCAACGTCGTCGGCGAGCGCCGCTTCCTGGGCCTCTTCTCCTCGGCCGCGTACACCGAGTCCGTCCGCCGGGTGCCGGTCGTGCGCCGCAAGGTCGCCGAGGTCCTTGAGGGCGCCGGCTACTCGCCGAACAGCCACGACGGCCGCGACCTGGTGCAGATCCTGGAGACGTACCCCCGCGACGAGCTGTTCCAGACGCCGGTCGACCAGCTCCGCTCGATCGTCACCAGCGTCCTGTATCTCCAGGAGCGCCGGCGGCTGCGGCTGTACCTGCGCCAGGACGAGTACGGGCGCTACTACTCCGCCCTCGTCTACCTGCCGCGCGACCGGTACACCACCGGGGTCAGGCTGCGGCTGGTCGACATCCTCAAGGAGGAGCTGGGCGGCACCAGCGTCGACTTCACCGCGTGGAACACGGAATCGATCCTCTCCCGGCTGCATTTTGTCGTACGGGTCCCGCCGGGCACCGAGATCGGCGAGCTGACCGACGCGGACGCCGACCGGATCGAGGCCCGGCTCGTCGAGGCCGCCCGCTCCTGGGCGGACGCCTTCTCCGAGGCGCTCAACACCGAATGCGGCGAGGAGCGCGCCGCCGGGCTGCTGCGCCGGTACGGGGGCGCCTTCCCCGAGGGCTACAAGGCCGACCACAGCCCCCGGGCCGCGGTCGCCGACCTCGTCCACCTGGAGGCGCTCACCAACGATGGGAAGGACTTCTCGCTCTCCCTGTACGAACCGGTCGGCGCGGCCCCCGGTGAGCGGCGCTTCAAGATCTACCGGCTGGGCGAGCAGGTGTCCCTCTCGCGCGTCCTGCCCGTGCTCCAGAGGCTCGGGGTCGAGGTCGTCGACGAGCGTCCGTACGAGCTGCGCTGCGCGGACCGCACCCACGCCTGGATCTACGACTTCGGTCTGCGGATGCCGGTGAGCGGCCTGGGCGGGGAGACGCGCGCCGACGACGCCCGCGAGCGCTTCCAGGAGGCCTTCGCGGCCGTCTGGACGGGCGCCGCCGAGAACGACGGCTTCAACTCCCTCGTCCTGGAGGCCGGGCTGAGCTGGCGTCAGGCGATGGTGCTGCGCGCGTACGCCAAGTACCTGCGCCAGTCCGGGTCGACGTTCAGCCAGGACTACATGGAGGACACCCTCCGTACGAATGTCCACACCACCCGGCTGCTGGTCTCGCTCTTCGAGGCACGGATGTCGCCGGGCCACCAGCGCGCCGGCACGGAGCTGACGGACGGGCTGCTGGAGGAGCTGGACGGGGCGCTGGACCAGGTCGCGAGCCTGGACCAGGACCGGATCCTGCGGTCCTTCCTCACGCTCATCAAGGCCACGCTGCGGACCAACTACTTCCAGTCCGCGAGCCTGGACACGGGCACGACGGACAAGACCGGCGAGGCCGAGCGGGCCGAGAAGCCCGGGAAGCCCGGGAAGGCCGACAAGGCCCCGGTCGCCAAGCACCACACGTACGTGTCGATGAAGTTCGACCCGCAGGCCATCCCCGACCTGCCGGCCCCCCGGCCCGCGTACGAGATCTGGGTCTACTCCCCGCGGGTCGAGGGCGTGCACCTGCGCTTCGGCAAGGTCGCGCGCGGCGGGCTGCGCTGGTCCGACCGGCGGGAGGACTTCCGTACGGAGATCCTCGGCCTGGTCAAGGCGCAGATGGTCAAGAACACGGTGATCGTGCCGGTCGGCGCCAAGGGCGGCTTCGTCGCCAAGCAGCTGCCCGACCCGGCCGCGGACCGGGACGCGTGGCTGGCCGAGGGCATCGCCGCGTACAAGATCTTCATCTCGGCGCTGCTCGACATCACGGACAACATGGTCGCGGGCGCGGTGGTGCCTCCTACGGACGTCGTCCGGCACGACGAGGACGACACCTACCTGGTCGTCGCCGCGGACAAGGGCACGGCGAGCTTCTCCGACATCGCCAACGCCGTCGCGGTCGCGTACGACTTCTGGCTCGGTGACGCGTTCGCCTCCGGCGGCAGCGCCGGGTACGACCACAAGGGCATGGGCATCACGGCCCGAGGCGCCTGGGAGTCCGTCGAACGGCACTTCCGGGAGCTGGGGCACGACACCCAGTCCGAGGACTTCACGGTGGTCGGCGTCGGTGACATGTCGGGTGACGTGTTCGGCAACGGCATGCTGCTCTCCGAGCACATCAGGCTGGTCGCGGCCTTCGACCACCGGCACATCTTCATCGACCCGCACCCGGACGCGGCCACCTCCTTCGAGGAGCGCCGCAGGCTCTTCGGGCTCCAGCGCTCCTCGTGGGCCGACTACGACAAGGCGCTGCTCTCGCAGGGCGGTGGCGTCCACCCCCGTACGGCCAAGTCGATCCCCGTCAACACCCACGTCCGCGAGGCGCTCGGCATCGAGCCCGGGGTCACGAAGCTGACCCCCGCCGAGCTGATGAAGGCGATCCTCCAGGCCCCCGTGGACCTGCTGTGGAACGGCGGGATCGGTACGTACGTCAAGGCGTCCACGGAGACGGACGCGGACGTCGGCGACAAGGCCAACGACGCGATCCGGGTCAACGGCGAGGATCTGCGGGTCAAGGTCGTCGGCGAGGGCGGCAACCTGGGGCTGACCCAGCTCGGCCGCATCGAGTTCGCCCGCCGGGGCGCCGGCGGCGAGGGCGGCAAGGTCAACACCGACGCCATCGACAACAGCGCGGGCGTGGACACCTCCGACCACGAGGTCAACATCAAGGTGCTGCTCAACGGCCTGGTGACGGAGGGGGACATGACGGTCAAGCAGCGCAACAAGCTGCTGGCCGCGATGACCGACGAGGTCGGCTCGCTCGTGCTGCGCAACAACTACGCGCAGAACACGGCGCTCGGCAACGCGCTCATCCAGTCGCCGTCCCTGCTCCACGCCCACCAGCGCTTCATGCGCAGGCTGGTGCGGGACGGGCATCTGAACCGCGCGCTGGAGTTCCTGCCGACCGACCGGCAGGTCCGGGAGCTGCTCAACGCCAACAAGGGACTGTCCCAGCCCGAGCTGGCCGTGCTGCTCGCCTACACCAAGATCACGGTGGCGGAGGAGCTGATCCACACGGATCTGCCCGACGACCCGTACCTGCGCAAGCTGCTGCACGCGTACTTCCCCGCCCCGCTGCGGGAGCAGTTCGCCGAGCAGATCGACGGGCACGCGCTGCGCCGCGAGATCATCACGACGGTGCTGGTCAACGACACGGTGAACACAGGGGGTTCGACCTTCCTGCACCGGCTCCGCGAGGAGACGGGGGCGTCGATCGAGGAGATCGTACGGGCGCACACCGCGGCCCGCGAGATCTTCGGCCTGAACGCCGTGTGGGACTCCGTCGAGGCGCTCGACAACAAGGTCGAGGCCGACGTCCAGACCCGGATCCGGCTGCACTCGCGCCGCCTGGTCGAGCGCGGCACGCGCTGGCTGCTGGGCAACCGGCCGCAGCCGCTGGAGATCGCGTCCACGATCGAGTTCTTCGCGGCCGGCGTGGAGGACGTCTGGGCGCAGCTGCCGACGATGCTGCGCGGCGCGGAGCTGGAGTGGTACCAGCGCATCCTGGACGAGCTGACCTCGGCGGACGTGCCGGAGGAGCTGGCCCTGCGGGTCGCCGGGTTCTCCTCGGCCTTCCCGACGCTGGACGTCGTGGCGATCGCGGACCGTACGGGACAGGACCCGCTGGGCGTCGCCGAGGTGTACTACGACCTCGGGGACCGGCTGCGGATCACCCAGCTGATGAACCGGATCATCGAGCTGCCGCGGGCCGACCGCTGGCAGTCCATGGCCCGCGCCTCCATCCGCGAGGACCTGTACGCGGCGCACGCGGGGCTCACCGCGGACGTGCTGTCCGTCGGGGACGCCAACTCGACTCCCGAGGAGCGCTTCAAGGCGTGGGAGCAGAAGAACGCGGCGATCCTCGGGCGGTCGCGTACGACACTGGAGGAGATCCAGAGCTCCGACGCGTTCGACCTGGCGAATCTGTCGGTGGCGATGCGGACGATGCGGACGCTGCTGCGGACGCACAGCTGA
- a CDS encoding ABC transporter ATP-binding protein, which yields MIVDGVHITYKVHGTKGGKGSATSALSRIASRRAAPGVREVHAVKGVSFVAYKGEAIGLIGSNGSGKSTLLKAIAGLLPPSEGLIHTEGQPSLLGVNAALMGDLTGERNVILGGLAMGMTREQVRERYADIVEFSGINEKGDFISLPMRTYSSGMGARLRFSIAAAKNHDVLLIDEALSTGDAKFQRRSKERIAELRKEAGTVFLVSHSNNTITETCDRALWLESGVLRMDGPAKEVVAAYQKFTGGKK from the coding sequence GTGATCGTCGACGGTGTCCACATCACGTACAAGGTCCACGGCACCAAGGGCGGCAAGGGCTCCGCGACCTCCGCCCTCAGCCGTATCGCCTCCCGCCGCGCCGCCCCCGGCGTCCGCGAGGTGCACGCGGTCAAGGGCGTCAGCTTCGTCGCGTACAAGGGCGAGGCCATCGGCCTCATCGGCTCCAACGGCTCCGGCAAGTCGACCCTGCTCAAGGCCATCGCCGGGCTGCTGCCGCCGAGCGAGGGCCTGATCCACACCGAGGGCCAGCCCTCCCTTCTCGGCGTCAACGCGGCGCTGATGGGCGACCTCACCGGCGAGCGCAACGTCATCCTCGGCGGACTCGCCATGGGCATGACGCGCGAGCAGGTCCGCGAGCGGTACGCGGACATCGTGGAGTTCTCCGGCATCAACGAGAAGGGCGACTTCATCTCACTGCCGATGCGGACGTACTCCTCGGGCATGGGCGCCCGCCTGCGCTTCTCCATCGCCGCCGCCAAGAACCACGACGTCCTGCTGATCGACGAGGCGCTCTCCACCGGCGACGCCAAGTTCCAGCGCCGCAGCAAGGAGCGCATCGCCGAGCTGAGGAAGGAGGCCGGCACGGTCTTCCTCGTCAGCCACAGCAACAACACCATCACCGAGACCTGCGACCGCGCGCTCTGGCTGGAATCGGGGGTCCTGCGGATGGACGGCCCGGCGAAAGAGGTCGTGGCCGCCTACCAGAAGTTCACCGGTGGCAAGAAGTAG
- a CDS encoding ABC transporter permease translates to MPPGTDLAALAARHGLTVSGARPSLPAYVRQLWSRRHFITAFATARLMSQYSQAKLGQVWQIMTPLLNATVYYFIFGILLNTKHGVPDYIPFLVTGVFIWTFTSSAITSGTRAISGNLGLVRALHFPRASLPLAFALQQLQQLLFSMAALAAILVCFGQYPTLSWLLAAPALLLQSVFLAGLSMIMARLGAKTPDIAQLTPFLLRTWMYVSGVMYSIDKVSGKLPHSVALLLQWNPAAVYIDLMRFALIDSFGSDKLPDHVWAIALGWAVVVGVGGFVYFWKAEEEYGRG, encoded by the coding sequence CTGCCGCCCGGTACGGACCTGGCCGCCCTCGCCGCCCGCCACGGACTGACCGTGAGCGGAGCGCGCCCCTCACTGCCCGCGTACGTCCGCCAGCTCTGGTCGCGCCGCCATTTCATCACCGCGTTCGCGACCGCCCGGCTGATGTCCCAGTACAGCCAGGCGAAACTCGGCCAGGTCTGGCAGATCATGACCCCGCTGCTCAACGCGACGGTCTACTACTTCATCTTCGGCATCCTGCTGAACACCAAGCACGGCGTGCCGGACTACATCCCGTTCCTCGTCACCGGCGTCTTCATCTGGACCTTCACGTCCAGCGCGATCACCTCCGGCACCCGGGCGATCTCGGGGAACCTGGGCCTTGTCAGGGCCCTGCACTTCCCCCGCGCCTCGCTGCCCCTGGCCTTCGCGCTCCAGCAGCTCCAGCAGCTGCTCTTCTCGATGGCCGCGCTGGCCGCGATCCTGGTCTGCTTCGGGCAGTACCCGACGCTCAGCTGGCTGCTGGCGGCGCCCGCACTGCTGCTCCAGTCGGTGTTCCTGGCCGGCCTCTCGATGATCATGGCCAGGCTCGGCGCCAAGACGCCGGACATCGCCCAGCTGACGCCCTTCCTGCTGCGCACCTGGATGTACGTCTCGGGCGTGATGTACAGCATCGACAAGGTGTCCGGGAAGCTGCCGCACTCGGTGGCGCTGCTCCTCCAGTGGAACCCCGCCGCCGTCTACATCGACCTGATGCGCTTCGCCCTCATCGACAGCTTCGGCTCCGACAAACTGCCCGACCACGTCTGGGCCATCGCGCTCGGCTGGGCGGTGGTGGTCGGGGTCGGCGGATTTGTCTACTTCTGGAAGGCAGAGGAGGAGTACGGACGTGGCTGA
- a CDS encoding TetR/AcrR family transcriptional regulator yields the protein MTTDPRTSRRVPAGAAVLREDVTDAIRAAVFEELAAVGFARMSIEGIARRAGVGKTAVYRRWKSKLALVLDLLSVFAAQGLPAPATGSLYGDVRALLEVASHALRHPVASQVIPDLLVEAARHPEISDAIKTALLDGQQGIAAVIVREAVERGELPEGTDPDRALDLTVGPLYWRLVVVRNDLPKGYLDMLAASAVAALKGGA from the coding sequence ATGACCACGGATCCGCGCACTTCACGCCGCGTACCCGCGGGAGCCGCCGTGCTCCGGGAGGACGTGACCGACGCCATCCGCGCCGCGGTGTTCGAGGAACTGGCCGCGGTCGGGTTCGCCCGGATGTCGATCGAGGGCATCGCGCGGCGGGCCGGGGTCGGCAAGACCGCCGTGTACCGCCGGTGGAAGTCGAAGCTGGCGCTCGTGCTGGACCTGCTGTCCGTCTTCGCCGCGCAGGGCCTGCCCGCGCCGGCCACCGGGTCGCTCTACGGGGACGTACGGGCGCTGCTGGAAGTGGCCTCGCACGCGTTGCGCCATCCGGTGGCCTCGCAGGTGATCCCGGACCTGCTGGTGGAGGCGGCGCGCCACCCGGAGATCTCCGACGCGATCAAGACGGCGCTGCTGGACGGTCAGCAGGGGATCGCGGCGGTGATCGTGCGGGAGGCGGTGGAGCGGGGGGAACTGCCGGAGGGCACGGACCCGGACCGGGCGCTGGACCTGACCGTGGGGCCGCTGTACTGGCGGCTCGTGGTGGTCAGGAACGACCTGCCCAAGGGGTATCTGGACATGCTGGCGGCGTCGGCGGTGGCCGCGCTCAAGGGCGGCGCGTAG
- a CDS encoding bifunctional glycosyltransferase/CDP-glycerol:glycerophosphate glycerophosphotransferase, giving the protein MPRFSVIVTAYKVQAYLQDCLESVRTQTCDDLELIVVDDGSPDACGEIIDACAARDPRLTPVRLTAHAGAGPARNAGLARATADYVIFLDGRDTLVPGALQALSDRLKETDSPDVLVHDHAVAHPSDGTVRTPCVATLTEEVAPDALPFLLTATDKAYRREFVESAGLTFPPGRFSDVAWTYPALMTAASIVTLGQVCAVERPLPLPAPPSAHLDVFAPYDRVFAFLTGRPEEARWRPVVHRRMLDHLALLAATARPRAAFFRRARAHHRRYRTPGTLVGHPLLRHGAHRTYAVLRAARALRARARRTTTAVRRAVRAVALRLHYAVQRRLPLRADRAAFATYGPGGDPAAIERKVRELAPGIRTSWLTDPDSFAYWTALARSAYLTSDTLFDPRLVERPGQTLLQTHRGTPLGSVGLDLADRPAVPMDLPRLLKDAARWDYTLSANRHATLTHEKAYPSPATTLEYGHPRHDTLHAPADVPGLRESLGIPEGFTTVLYAPAHRDHHRVQTPSLDLERLARSLGPRYVVLTRVAPAAPHPRIMDVSEHPSAEVLCLVSDALITDYAPLMFDYAHLDRPIVLHHADRQVFEAVRGTSVDLSAFPPGAVARTEDELIDIFTTDHWRGSRSAQLRTAFRARFCPYADAGAAERVVRRVFLT; this is encoded by the coding sequence ATGCCCCGGTTCAGCGTGATCGTCACCGCGTACAAGGTCCAGGCGTACCTCCAGGACTGCCTGGAATCGGTACGGACGCAGACCTGCGACGACCTGGAACTGATTGTGGTGGACGACGGTTCGCCCGACGCCTGCGGCGAGATCATCGACGCGTGCGCGGCCCGTGACCCCCGTCTCACCCCGGTCCGTCTCACCGCGCACGCGGGCGCGGGACCGGCGCGCAACGCCGGACTCGCCCGCGCCACCGCCGATTACGTGATCTTCCTCGACGGCCGGGACACCCTCGTCCCCGGCGCGCTCCAGGCCCTCTCGGACCGGCTCAAGGAGACGGACAGCCCCGATGTCCTCGTCCATGACCACGCCGTCGCGCACCCGTCGGACGGGACCGTACGCACCCCGTGTGTGGCCACACTCACCGAAGAGGTCGCCCCGGACGCGCTGCCCTTCCTGCTGACGGCCACCGACAAGGCGTACCGCAGGGAGTTCGTGGAGAGCGCGGGCCTCACCTTCCCGCCCGGCCGCTTCTCCGACGTCGCCTGGACCTACCCGGCGCTGATGACGGCCGCGTCGATCGTGACACTCGGCCAGGTGTGCGCGGTGGAGCGCCCACTCCCGCTGCCCGCGCCGCCGTCCGCGCACCTGGACGTCTTCGCCCCGTACGACCGCGTCTTCGCCTTCCTCACCGGCCGCCCCGAGGAGGCCCGTTGGCGCCCGGTCGTGCACCGGCGCATGCTCGACCACCTCGCGCTGCTGGCGGCCACCGCCCGGCCGCGCGCCGCGTTCTTCCGCCGGGCCCGCGCCCACCACCGCCGCTACCGCACCCCGGGCACGCTCGTCGGCCATCCCCTGCTGCGTCACGGCGCCCACCGTACGTACGCCGTCCTCCGCGCCGCCCGCGCCCTGCGCGCCCGCGCACGCCGTACGACCACCGCCGTACGCCGCGCCGTGCGCGCGGTGGCCCTGCGCCTCCACTACGCCGTCCAGCGCCGGCTTCCGCTGCGCGCCGACCGCGCGGCCTTCGCCACGTACGGCCCCGGCGGCGACCCCGCCGCGATCGAGCGGAAGGTACGCGAACTGGCGCCGGGCATCCGGACGTCCTGGCTCACCGACCCGGACTCCTTCGCGTACTGGACCGCGCTGGCCAGGTCCGCGTACCTCACCAGCGACACCCTCTTCGACCCCCGGCTGGTCGAACGCCCCGGCCAGACGCTGCTCCAGACCCACCGCGGCACCCCGCTCGGGTCCGTCGGCCTGGACCTGGCGGACCGCCCGGCGGTGCCGATGGACCTCCCCAGGCTCCTCAAGGATGCGGCCCGGTGGGACTACACCCTCTCGGCCAACCGCCACGCGACCCTGACCCACGAGAAGGCGTACCCCTCCCCCGCGACCACCCTCGAATACGGCCACCCCCGCCACGACACGCTCCACGCCCCCGCCGACGTGCCGGGCCTGAGGGAGTCCCTGGGCATTCCGGAGGGCTTCACCACGGTCCTGTACGCCCCCGCGCACCGCGACCACCACCGCGTGCAGACGCCGTCACTGGACCTGGAACGCCTCGCCCGGTCCCTGGGCCCGCGCTACGTCGTCCTGACCCGGGTGGCTCCCGCCGCGCCCCACCCCCGGATCATGGACGTGTCGGAGCACCCGTCCGCGGAAGTCCTCTGTCTGGTCTCGGACGCGCTGATCACGGACTACGCGCCGCTGATGTTCGACTACGCGCACCTGGACCGGCCGATCGTCCTGCACCACGCCGACCGCCAGGTCTTCGAGGCCGTCCGGGGCACCTCCGTGGACCTGAGCGCATTCCCGCCGGGCGCGGTGGCCCGTACCGAGGACGAGCTGATCGACATCTTCACCACGGACCACTGGCGCGGCTCGCGCTCGGCCCAGCTCAGGACGGCGTTCCGGGCGCGCTTCTGCCCGTACGCGGACGCCGGGGCGGCGGAACGGGTGGTGCGCCGCGTCTTCCTGACGTGA
- a CDS encoding carbohydrate ABC transporter permease, translating to MTTTEPAVKAKQSLAARLAARAGGGVLRVFLLLVALFWLMPTIGLLFSSLRDSTDISASGWWQVFTAPAQLTTENYSRLLDNDVITNSLFSTILITVPATLLVVVIGSLAGYAFAWMDFPGRDWWFLVVVGLLVVPVQVALVPVSKLFGAVGIFETTFGVILFHVAFGLPFAIFLLRNFFAEIPRELLEAARLDGAGEIRLFTRVVMPLGGPAIASLGIFQFLWVWNDMLVALVFADSKNPPITVALQQQVRQFGNNVDVLAPGAFVSMVIPLVVFFAFQRQFVTGVMAGAVK from the coding sequence ATGACCACGACCGAGCCCGCGGTCAAGGCGAAGCAGTCCCTCGCGGCCCGGCTCGCGGCCCGGGCGGGGGGCGGCGTCCTGCGTGTCTTCCTGCTCCTGGTCGCGCTGTTCTGGCTGATGCCGACGATCGGGCTGCTGTTCTCCTCGCTGCGCGACTCCACGGACATCAGCGCGAGCGGGTGGTGGCAGGTCTTCACCGCCCCCGCGCAGCTGACCACGGAGAACTACTCCCGGCTCCTCGACAACGACGTCATCACCAACTCCCTGTTCTCCACGATCCTGATCACCGTCCCGGCGACCCTGCTCGTCGTGGTGATCGGTTCGCTCGCCGGATACGCCTTCGCCTGGATGGACTTCCCGGGGCGCGACTGGTGGTTCCTGGTGGTGGTCGGCCTGTTGGTCGTGCCGGTGCAGGTCGCGCTGGTCCCGGTGTCGAAACTCTTCGGCGCCGTCGGCATCTTCGAGACGACCTTCGGCGTGATCCTCTTCCATGTCGCCTTCGGTCTGCCCTTCGCGATCTTCCTGCTGCGCAACTTCTTCGCCGAGATCCCCAGGGAGTTGCTCGAAGCGGCGCGGCTCGACGGGGCGGGCGAGATCAGGCTGTTCACGCGGGTAGTGATGCCGCTGGGCGGGCCGGCCATCGCCTCGCTGGGCATCTTCCAGTTCCTCTGGGTCTGGAACGACATGCTGGTGGCGCTGGTCTTCGCGGACTCCAAGAATCCGCCGATCACGGTCGCACTCCAGCAGCAGGTACGGCAGTTCGGGAACAACGTCGACGTGCTGGCGCCCGGGGCGTTCGTGTCGATGGTGATCCCGCTGGTCGTGTTCTTCGCGTTCCAGCGGCAGTTCGTGACGGGCGTGATGGCGGGGGCCGTCAAGTAG